Proteins encoded within one genomic window of Desulfuromonadaceae bacterium:
- a CDS encoding radical SAM protein, protein MKILFVTLHARRSPQATPLAAGCLVAALPATQQADCVLLDFFPDHSETEILAALREEQPDIIIEPIYLWNRERIGALNRHLRAEYPALILIGGGPEATADPTGTLAACALSVAVRGAGEGPLPTLLAALAEGRALATVAGITYATGTGICHTPDAPRCAAQTFNSPWLNRSLVAQPASGVLWEVARGCSFSCDFCFDAGGVRGVQALPLNRLEQEWELFCKTGIAQLWVLDSTFNVPPARGKRLLRMLLRHPADIHLHFEAKAEHLDRETVALLSRLPCSVQVGLQSTHAAVLRAMHRPFDFDRFSAGVTLLNSAGITFGIDLIYGLPGDSAAGFRQSLDRVLALQPNHLDIFPLAVLPGTTLAERCTEFGLRAQVAPPYTLLEANDFSAADLAACDQLAAACGLFYNCGRAVGLLSILLAACELDACAFLEGFWRWLTADRHLSAAELTRAENWSPARVLPLQHGYLAELLRQRHKEHLRAAVEDLLNDRFYGAETLLGPETLPPADVAAKQAWTRRWRTAETLRLGDFHYEIDALQSLGGKSLERFVHTARATGSTALYLRRNGELICESLSDEFARLLKMSDGSCTPEEIFAGRLPRTEAEELLLFAVQEGLLVKA, encoded by the coding sequence ATGAAGATCCTTTTCGTTACCCTCCACGCCCGTCGCTCACCGCAAGCCACTCCGCTGGCCGCAGGGTGTTTGGTTGCAGCGTTGCCAGCAACACAACAAGCCGACTGTGTGCTGCTCGACTTCTTCCCCGATCACTCCGAAACAGAAATTCTTGCGGCCCTGCGCGAGGAGCAGCCGGACATTATCATCGAGCCGATCTACCTCTGGAACCGGGAACGGATCGGTGCATTGAACCGGCACCTGCGCGCGGAATATCCCGCGTTGATTCTCATCGGCGGCGGACCAGAGGCGACCGCCGATCCGACTGGAACACTGGCTGCCTGCGCGCTGTCCGTCGCCGTTCGCGGGGCGGGGGAAGGCCCGCTGCCGACATTGCTCGCGGCGCTCGCGGAAGGTCGAGCACTGGCAACGGTTGCGGGGATCACCTATGCCACCGGCACCGGGATCTGCCATACGCCTGATGCGCCCCGGTGCGCAGCGCAGACCTTCAACTCGCCCTGGTTGAACCGGAGTCTGGTTGCACAGCCCGCTAGCGGGGTACTCTGGGAAGTCGCTCGCGGCTGCTCCTTCAGCTGTGATTTTTGTTTCGATGCAGGGGGCGTGCGCGGTGTACAGGCGCTGCCTTTGAACCGCCTGGAGCAGGAGTGGGAACTTTTTTGCAAGACCGGGATTGCGCAGCTGTGGGTTCTCGATTCGACCTTCAACGTTCCCCCCGCACGCGGCAAACGGCTGCTGCGGATGCTCCTGCGTCACCCGGCCGACATCCACCTGCATTTCGAGGCCAAAGCCGAGCACCTGGATCGCGAAACCGTCGCATTGCTGAGCAGGCTGCCCTGTTCGGTGCAAGTGGGTTTACAGTCAACCCACGCAGCGGTGCTGCGCGCCATGCACCGCCCGTTTGACTTCGACCGTTTCAGCGCCGGGGTCACCCTCTTAAATAGCGCCGGGATCACCTTCGGCATCGACCTGATCTACGGTCTGCCCGGTGACAGCGCCGCCGGCTTTCGTCAAAGTCTCGACCGGGTGCTCGCGCTGCAACCGAATCATCTCGACATCTTCCCGCTGGCGGTGCTCCCCGGCACCACCCTGGCCGAACGATGCACTGAATTCGGTCTGCGCGCACAGGTCGCCCCGCCCTACACCCTGCTCGAAGCGAACGACTTCAGCGCCGCCGACCTTGCGGCCTGTGACCAGCTCGCCGCCGCCTGCGGTCTTTTTTACAACTGCGGTCGTGCGGTCGGTTTACTGTCGATCTTGCTGGCCGCCTGTGAGTTGGACGCCTGCGCATTTCTCGAAGGTTTCTGGCGTTGGCTGACGGCTGATCGCCACCTTTCTGCGGCGGAGCTGACCCGCGCCGAAAACTGGTCCCCGGCGCGGGTGCTGCCGCTCCAGCACGGTTATCTCGCCGAGCTCCTGCGCCAGCGACACAAGGAACATCTGCGGGCGGCGGTTGAAGACCTGCTCAACGATCGCTTTTACGGCGCGGAAACTTTGCTCGGGCCGGAAACGCTCCCCCCTGCGGATGTCGCTGCGAAGCAAGCCTGGACTCGCCGCTGGCGTACTGCCGAAACGTTGCGCCTGGGAGATTTTCATTATGAGATCGATGCGTTGCAGTCGCTGGGGGGAAAGAGCCTGGAACGGTTCGTCCATACCGCCAGGGCAACCGGCTCGACGGCTCTTTATCTGCGCCGCAACGGCGAACTGATCTGTGAATCGCTCAGCGACGAGTTTGCCCGACTGCTGAAGATGAGTGACGGTTCGTGTACTCCGGAGGAGATTTTTGCCGGTCGGCTGCCGCGCACCGAGGCGGAGGAACTGTTGCTGTTTGCGGTGCAGGAAGGGTTGCTGGTCAAAGCCTGA
- a CDS encoding patatin-like phospholipase family protein, with translation MPPVTSKTALILAGGGIMGAAYEIGSLTALDRLFSPGFSTRRFGTYIGVSAGSVIAALIANRIAPAELFYAISNDEHTVFNWNRRDIYRFELTGLATSCMNVLRNGVKVFRHHRQRGWGFSLADLPTIIQEQFPAGIFSLAPMQHYLCSSFQKEGIVDNFARLQSKLLIPAYDLDLGERVVFGTGERQDMHICAAITASCSIPFFFRPWQIGTNYYQDGSYGQGGHLDLAVERGAKLIILINPRVPISNNRERVCLPSMSYGNCSSIANLGITFAWEQMQRVETQVKINLEVEALRRTRPDIDVIVMEPGGEEALLFFQSPMSQQARNHIMDYGYHLTLSQLSSRFDALEEIFTRHGISVRNDRLEAAPPTTRQTYR, from the coding sequence ATGCCTCCGGTTACAAGTAAAACCGCATTGATTCTCGCCGGGGGCGGGATTATGGGGGCGGCCTATGAAATCGGCAGTCTGACGGCCCTCGACCGGCTCTTTTCTCCCGGCTTCAGCACCCGTCGCTTTGGCACTTACATCGGTGTCAGCGCCGGTTCGGTGATTGCCGCCCTGATTGCCAACCGCATCGCCCCCGCAGAACTGTTTTATGCGATCAGCAACGATGAACACACTGTTTTCAACTGGAACCGGCGCGATATTTACCGCTTTGAGCTGACCGGGCTTGCTACTTCCTGCATGAATGTGCTGCGCAACGGCGTTAAAGTCTTTCGCCATCACCGCCAGCGCGGCTGGGGATTTTCTCTGGCTGACCTCCCGACGATCATCCAGGAGCAGTTTCCGGCGGGGATCTTCTCCCTCGCACCGATGCAGCACTACCTCTGTTCATCGTTCCAGAAGGAGGGCATTGTCGACAACTTTGCCCGCTTGCAGAGCAAGCTGCTCATTCCGGCTTACGATCTCGATCTGGGGGAACGGGTTGTTTTCGGCACCGGGGAACGGCAGGACATGCATATCTGTGCGGCAATCACCGCTTCCTGCTCGATTCCATTTTTCTTTCGTCCCTGGCAGATCGGCACAAACTATTATCAGGACGGCTCCTACGGACAAGGGGGACATCTCGACCTCGCCGTGGAACGTGGCGCCAAACTGATTATTTTAATCAACCCGCGGGTGCCGATCAGCAACAACCGTGAGCGCGTGTGCCTGCCCTCCATGTCTTACGGCAACTGTTCGAGCATCGCCAACCTCGGCATCACCTTCGCCTGGGAACAGATGCAACGTGTAGAAACGCAGGTAAAAATCAATTTGGAAGTCGAAGCATTGCGCCGCACCCGCCCGGACATTGATGTGATCGTCATGGAGCCTGGCGGCGAAGAGGCGTTGCTCTTTTTTCAGAGCCCGATGAGCCAGCAGGCGCGTAACCACATCATGGATTACGGTTATCACCTGACCCTCAGCCAGCTAAGCTCACGTTTTGATGCGCTGGAAGAAATATTTACCCGCCACGGCATCTCCGTTCGCAATGATCGACTCGAAGCAGCCCCACCGACAACGCGTCAAACATACCGATGA
- a CDS encoding Nif3-like dinuclear metal center hexameric protein, with protein MAKKNDVKLHDIVGLLHALYPPGLAEEWDNVGLQVGDVRQTVARLLVSLDPTAAALDAARRGGAQLLVCHHPLIFKPLQKVTADGSVGEIVRQAIKDDIAIVCAHTNLDRAAAGLNDWLAERLGLLNTLPLAAAGELFKLTVYVPLGHEDAVATALFSAGAGAIGNYDHCSFRTSGTGTFRPGAGSTPFVGTPGTMTQVEEVRLETIVPAEALPRTLQRMLTAHPYEEVAYDVVPLHNRRADIGLGRLGMTTQKISLADFVDQVKERLEISTLRLVGDCSRMVGKVAVCGGSGASLLVGAQRQGADVLVTGDVDYHTARRAEELGIAVIDAGHFATEKIMVRGLEQALRGAAEKKGYRLEINALTTECDPFKYL; from the coding sequence ATGGCTAAAAAAAACGATGTAAAACTGCACGATATTGTTGGTTTGCTGCACGCACTTTACCCTCCGGGACTGGCGGAAGAGTGGGACAACGTTGGCCTTCAGGTCGGAGATGTCCGGCAGACGGTCGCGCGATTGTTGGTTAGTCTGGACCCGACAGCGGCGGCACTTGACGCGGCGCGGCGCGGCGGCGCACAACTGCTGGTCTGCCATCATCCGTTGATTTTCAAGCCGTTGCAAAAGGTGACCGCCGATGGCAGTGTCGGTGAAATTGTCCGCCAGGCAATCAAGGATGATATTGCCATCGTTTGTGCCCATACCAATCTTGATCGAGCCGCTGCCGGCTTGAATGACTGGCTGGCTGAACGGCTGGGACTGCTCAATACGCTGCCGCTGGCCGCCGCCGGAGAGTTGTTCAAACTGACCGTCTACGTGCCGCTCGGGCACGAAGACGCGGTGGCCACAGCCCTTTTTTCAGCGGGTGCGGGGGCGATCGGCAACTATGACCACTGTTCTTTTCGAACGTCCGGGACCGGCACCTTTCGGCCCGGTGCAGGGAGTACGCCGTTTGTCGGCACCCCCGGAACGATGACGCAGGTCGAGGAAGTCCGTCTGGAGACGATTGTCCCGGCGGAGGCTCTGCCGCGGACGTTGCAGCGGATGCTCACCGCACACCCTTACGAAGAGGTCGCTTATGATGTCGTTCCGCTGCACAATCGTCGGGCTGATATCGGCCTTGGTCGACTGGGGATGACAACGCAAAAAATTTCCCTGGCCGATTTTGTTGATCAGGTTAAGGAACGTCTGGAAATCAGCACCTTGCGTCTGGTCGGCGATTGTTCCAGAATGGTCGGCAAGGTTGCCGTCTGCGGCGGCAGTGGGGCCTCGTTACTGGTCGGGGCGCAGCGGCAGGGCGCGGACGTACTCGTTACCGGGGATGTCGATTACCACACGGCGCGTCGCGCCGAGGAACTGGGGATCGCGGTGATTGACGCCGGGCACTTTGCAACGGAAAAAATTATGGTTCGGGGGCTGGAGCAGGCGTTGCGCGGCGCTGCGGAAAAAAAAGGCTATCGACTGGAAATCAACGCGCTGACCACCGAATGTGATCCATTCAAATATTTGTGA
- a CDS encoding LOG family protein, whose product MELHFDRHNAVVDELIDQLMKSAEVHQPRIIREMILSALKAGQESDYLADLKLMRTTMKEMRYTNKIFGPYRNRRKVTIFGSARTAPDEAIYQKCVTFARLMAERNWMTITGGGGGIMQAGNEGAGADNSFAVNIHLPFEQETNPFMSASDKVIVYRYFFNRKVAFLKEAQAVALFPGGFGTLDEAMETMTLMQTGKNPPLPLVMIDDETGDYWEEWFEFIKKTLLRRGLISGEDFGLFSMTRDPVEAVQIIDDFYRVFHSSRFVGDTLVIRLNKWLDNEQVAILESEFSEILKPGTRLRMTSAFEREKDQPDLIHLPRLALEFNQRSNGLLQAFIRQLNQL is encoded by the coding sequence ATGGAGCTTCATTTTGATCGTCATAACGCGGTTGTCGATGAGTTGATCGATCAACTGATGAAAAGCGCTGAAGTGCATCAACCCCGGATCATCCGTGAGATGATTCTGAGTGCGCTGAAGGCCGGTCAGGAAAGCGATTACCTGGCTGATCTCAAACTGATGCGCACCACCATGAAGGAGATGCGCTACACCAACAAGATCTTCGGCCCTTACCGCAATCGGCGCAAGGTGACGATCTTCGGTTCGGCGCGCACCGCTCCGGACGAGGCGATCTATCAAAAATGTGTGACTTTTGCCCGCTTGATGGCGGAGCGCAACTGGATGACGATCACCGGCGGCGGTGGCGGCATCATGCAGGCGGGGAACGAAGGAGCCGGTGCTGACAACTCCTTTGCGGTCAATATTCATCTGCCGTTCGAACAGGAAACCAATCCTTTTATGTCGGCGAGCGACAAGGTTATCGTCTACCGCTATTTTTTCAATCGCAAGGTGGCGTTTCTCAAGGAAGCCCAGGCGGTGGCACTCTTCCCAGGTGGATTCGGTACCCTCGACGAAGCGATGGAGACGATGACGCTGATGCAGACCGGGAAAAATCCGCCGCTGCCGTTGGTCATGATCGATGACGAAACTGGCGACTACTGGGAAGAATGGTTTGAGTTTATCAAAAAGACCCTGTTGCGGCGCGGCCTGATTTCCGGCGAGGATTTTGGTCTCTTCTCGATGACCCGCGATCCCGTCGAAGCGGTGCAGATCATCGACGATTTTTATCGGGTCTTCCATTCGAGTCGTTTTGTCGGCGACACGCTGGTGATCCGCCTCAACAAATGGCTCGACAACGAACAGGTCGCCATTCTGGAAAGTGAATTCAGCGAAATTCTCAAGCCCGGCACCCGGTTGCGCATGACCAGTGCTTTCGAACGGGAAAAAGATCAGCCCGACCTGATCCATCTGCCGCGCCTGGCGCTGGAATTCAATCAGCGCAGCAACGGTCTGCTGCAAGCATTTATCCGCCAGTTGAACCAGCTGTAA
- a CDS encoding chloride channel protein — MTVLAAAIGALAGLGNFSFRKAIDFFHWLVVEQGMARFDISMTEWSFSRLVTIFFPAVGGILLLPLGLWFARDLHFGFPSFLETVNLRGAKLPLRTIFTRGMASAITLGTGGSAGQEGPIAQIGGAIGSQFGQAFKMGGDRLKVLVACGVAGGVAATFNAPIAGVFFAQEIVLLASFEFSSFTPIVIASGMGTVVSRALLGNQPEFVLPPYVMNSPFELLFYIILGCLVGVFAAGFIDLHFRIKDRLSRWALHPLVKPIVGGLLVGLIGLFFPQILGNGYAFIDGMLHGNEGWYLLAALVVIKAIATSVTLGSGLQGGLFAPALYLGAATGGAFGKLLQIFFPQLTISPGAYALVGMGAFLSAATHAPMTAIFLLFEMTASYQVIIPIMLSCVIGTAISRWLRQDSLDTVELTRVGIDLEAGKERNIMKSLWVADVMTRDLETIPENMTLRQFRDFIASTRHTNFPLLDAQGAMTGIISVQDFMGVVFERELMDLVVVKELATVEVITVMAEENLDTAMRRIGYRNIEQLPVVESAGSNRLVGIISRRDMVSAYNRALMKRTLKDDTDG; from the coding sequence ATGACGGTGCTGGCTGCGGCGATCGGTGCGCTTGCCGGACTCGGCAACTTCAGTTTTCGCAAGGCGATCGATTTTTTTCATTGGCTGGTCGTTGAACAGGGGATGGCGCGGTTCGACATTTCCATGACGGAGTGGAGTTTTTCACGGCTGGTGACGATCTTTTTCCCCGCTGTCGGCGGGATTTTGTTGCTGCCGTTGGGGCTCTGGTTTGCCCGTGATCTCCATTTCGGGTTTCCTTCCTTTCTGGAGACCGTCAATCTGCGCGGCGCGAAGTTGCCGCTCAGGACGATCTTTACCCGTGGCATGGCCAGTGCCATTACCCTCGGTACCGGGGGCTCGGCGGGGCAGGAGGGGCCGATTGCGCAGATCGGCGGGGCGATCGGCAGTCAGTTCGGTCAGGCGTTCAAGATGGGGGGGGATCGACTCAAGGTGCTGGTCGCCTGCGGCGTTGCCGGCGGGGTTGCCGCGACCTTCAATGCCCCGATTGCGGGAGTTTTTTTCGCACAGGAGATTGTTCTGCTGGCGTCTTTTGAATTTTCCAGTTTTACGCCGATCGTCATCGCCAGCGGGATGGGGACCGTCGTGTCACGCGCCCTGCTTGGCAATCAGCCGGAATTTGTGCTGCCGCCGTACGTCATGAACAGCCCCTTCGAGCTGTTGTTCTACATTATCCTCGGCTGTCTGGTTGGTGTCTTCGCTGCCGGATTTATCGATCTCCACTTCCGCATCAAAGACCGACTGAGCCGTTGGGCGTTGCACCCGCTGGTCAAACCGATCGTCGGTGGTTTGCTCGTTGGCCTCATCGGCCTGTTCTTTCCGCAAATTCTCGGCAACGGTTACGCTTTTATTGACGGCATGTTGCATGGCAATGAGGGGTGGTATCTCCTCGCCGCACTGGTGGTCATCAAAGCGATTGCCACCTCGGTCACCCTTGGTTCCGGCTTGCAGGGGGGGCTCTTCGCTCCAGCCCTCTACCTCGGTGCTGCCACCGGTGGTGCTTTCGGCAAGCTGTTGCAGATCTTTTTCCCGCAGCTGACCATTTCTCCCGGCGCGTATGCCCTGGTCGGGATGGGCGCGTTTCTTTCCGCCGCCACCCATGCCCCGATGACCGCAATTTTTCTGCTCTTTGAAATGACCGCCTCCTATCAGGTTATCATTCCGATCATGCTCAGCTGCGTGATCGGTACCGCCATCAGCCGCTGGTTGCGCCAGGACAGTCTCGACACGGTTGAGCTGACCCGCGTCGGAATCGATCTGGAGGCCGGCAAAGAGCGCAATATTATGAAATCGTTGTGGGTGGCTGACGTAATGACGCGCGACCTGGAAACGATTCCCGAAAATATGACCCTGCGCCAGTTTCGTGATTTCATCGCCAGCACCCGTCATACCAACTTTCCGCTGCTCGATGCTCAGGGCGCGATGACCGGCATTATTTCGGTGCAGGATTTCATGGGGGTCGTTTTTGAGCGGGAACTGATGGATCTGGTGGTGGTCAAGGAACTGGCGACTGTCGAGGTGATCACGGTGATGGCGGAGGAAAATCTGGATACCGCCATGCGCCGCATCGGTTATCGGAATATCGAACAACTGCCGGTTGTCGAGAGTGCCGGGAGCAATCGCCTGGTCGGCATCATCTCCCGCCGCGACATGGTGTCTGCGTATAATCGGGCGTTGATGAAACGGACTCTGAAAGATGACACTGATGGTTGA